The Calditrichota bacterium genome segment GATCAGCGGAACAGAGAGAATAATGGTCGGCTTCACCTTTTGCATGGCCGGGAGAAGTGTCATGGCCGTGGGAAGCCCTTCAATATACGAAATGCTCGACCCCAGATACATGGGCGCCAGAAATCCCATGGAGCCTTCGTAGGCGTGGGAAAGGGGCAGAATAGACAAAAACCGATCCGTCGGGCCGGCCGTTAAAACCTTTGTGGCACTTACTACATTTGAGACAATATTTTTGTGAGTCAGCATCACGCCCTTGGAATTTCCGGTTGTCCCCGAGGTGTAAATGATGGACGCCAGGTCTTCCTCTTCGGGTGGAAACTCCTCAAAATTCTTTATTTCGGAATCTGCCGTAATGATGGCATTGGTTAGTGTGCTGCTCCGATAGCCATTAATGGTAAATTCAGAATCATCAAGCGATAGAATGCATTCCAGTTTTCCCAATTCTCCGTCTTCCAGTTTTGAGGCCAATTTTCGGGTCGTAAACAAAAGCCTGGCTCCGGAGTTCCGAATGATGTGGTGAATTTGCGTCGGGTGAAATTCGGTCAAAATGGGAACCGCCACTCTTCCGGAGCTGACAATTGCCAGATAGGCTGCCCCCCAAAGAGGACTGTTTTCGGAAAGAATGGCCACACGATCGCCTTTTTTCAGCCTTTTCCATTGCAGGACTTTTGAGATTTGTTGGACCAACTTTTTGAGATCGAGGTAGGTAAACGGGCTGTCCCCCACCATCGATAGGGCATTTCGATCGGCGAATTTTTCGAAGCTTGTGTAAATCATTTCACGAATGGTTTGTTTGGGTAATGAGGGTCCCATAAAGTCATCCTTTTTAGTTGGTTCATTTAAAAGGCAAAGAATTCACGAATTTTATTCAAACAAAGAAAGTGATTCGCTCATTCGCGGTTCATTCTTTTGCAAAAAAACAAAGATTTTTCTGGAAATACTGTAAAATAATAATTCGTGAATCTGTGGCATCTTTACTTATTGGAGGCAACTCATTTTATTCCTGAATTCCCAATGCCTCAAGTTTTAGTTTGCGCAAATCCGGCATTATTGCGTGTTTTCCAAGCCCAAAATAATCGTGAAGCGTGAGATAAATCTCATATAAACGGCGGTAAACACGCCGGTTTTCGGGGATGGGACGATAAACCGTTTCCTTGATTCGAGCCATCTTCTTCGTCGCTTCTTTAAAATCATCATACCCTCCGTTCTTCGCTCCGGCGGCAATTGCGCCGATGATGGCTGCCCCCAACGCAGCCGCTTGTCGGGATTCTGCCACACGAATCTCCCGTCCGGTCACATCGGCGTAGATTTGCAGGAGTAATTCATTTTTCTCGGCCAGACCGCCAGAAGCGTAGAGTTCCTTAATGGGAATCCCCTGTTCTTCGTGGGTTTGAATAATCTTTTCTGTTCCAAAAGCCGTGGCTTCAATCAACGCCCGGTAAATCTCCTCGGGTTTGGTTCCAAGAGTCATCCCAACCAGTAGGCCGGAAAGGTTAGCATTCATTAGAATCGAGCGATTTCCATTCCACCAATCCAGGGCCATCAGGCCGCTTTCACCCGGTTTTAGCTTTGCGGCTTTTATTTCCAGCAATTTGTAAATGTCAACCCCCTTTTGTTCAGCTTCCTTGTGGTACGCCGGAGGCACCGATGTCCGCATGAACCAGGCAAAAATGTCGCCCACGGCCGATTGACCCGATTCGTACGCCGTGTAGCCGGGAACAATGCCATCCTCAACAATACCGGCAATTCCCTTGGCCAGAACATTCTTTTCACCCAAAACCATGTGGCAGGTGGAGGTTCCCAGAACGAGCACCATTTTCTCAGGCTCTGCTACAGCACTGCCCAGAAGTGCTGCGTGCGCGTCGATAATTCCTACGCCCACAGGGGTTCCTTCCTTTAATGAAAGGGCTTCGGCCATGGATTTTGTTAATCCGCCGGCGAGAAAACCAACCGGATAAATATCGTGGGATAATTTTTCATCCACAAACCGTTCAAATCGGGGATCCAGCTCCCGCAAAAATTCCTTTGAGGGATATCCATCCTCCTTGCTCCAGAAGGCCTTGTAGCCCGCCTGACAGGCGCTTCGCTTTTCAACACCCGTCAACTGCCAGACCAGCCAATCTCCTGCTTCAATAATTTTGTCCGCAGCCCGGTACACGTCAGGAGCTTCCCGCAGAATTTGCAGNNNNNNNNNNNNNNNNNNNNNNNNNNNNNNNNNNNNNNNNNNNNNNNNNNNNNNNNNNNNNNNNNNNNNNNNNNNNNNNNNNNNNNNNNNNNNNNNNNNNNNNNTGAGCCGCGTGATGTTTCCACAGCTTGACCCACGCATGCGGTTCATCCTTAAATTCATCCAGCAAACACAGCGGCTTTCCATCAGTCCGGGTCGGTAAAATTGTGCAGGATGTAAAATCCACCCCGATCCCGACAATGTCCTCCGCACGTACGCCCGCCTGTTTCAGCGCCTCCGGAATAATATCCTGAGCCACGGTGAGATAATCCATCGGATGCTGGAGGGCCCATTCCGGTTCCAGGCGGGTTTTGCCGTTTGGCAGAACCGAATCGATCACCCCATGCGGGTAGTTTTTTACCACAGTTGCCAGTTCCCTGCCACTCTCTCCATCTACAAGGATTACACGGCCCGATTCCGTTCCAAAATCCAATCCAAGA includes the following:
- a CDS encoding ribulokinase, coding for LQILREAPDVYRAADKIIEAGDWLVWQLTGVEKRSACQAGYKAFWSKEDGYPSKEFLRELDPRFERFVDEKLSHDIYPVGFLAGGLTKSMAEALSLKEGTPVGVGIIDAHAALLGSAVAEPEKMVLVLGTSTCHMVLGEKNVLAKGIAGIVEDGIVPGYTAYESGQSAVGDIFAWFMRTSVPPAYHKEAEQKGVDIYKLLEIKAAKLKPGESGLMALDWWNGNRSILMNANLSGLLVGMTLGTKPEEIYRALIEATAFGTEKIIQTHEEQGIPIKELYASGGLAEKNELLLQIYADVTGREIRVAESRQAAALGAAIIGAIAAGAKNGGYDDFKEATKKMARIKETVYRPIPENRRVYRRLYEIYLTLHDYFGLGKHAIMPDLRKLKLEALGIQE
- a CDS encoding ribulokinase encodes the protein MNKRIALGLDFGTESGRVILVDGESGRELATVVKNYPHGVIDSVLPNGKTRLEPEWALQHPMDYLTVAQDIIPEALKQAGVRAEDIVGIGVDFTSCTILPTRTDGKPLCLLDEFKDEPHAWVKLWKHHAA